From the genome of Terriglobales bacterium, one region includes:
- a CDS encoding 3-hydroxyacyl-CoA dehydrogenase NAD-binding domain-containing protein: MAAVKTVAVIGAGIMGRGIAHVAALGGYRTILEDILPASLRKAESEIRANLDKGVELGKLEKSAADAAFSRIQLVGSVEEAAREADLVIEAVPEEMDSKIEIFTLLDKICRPGTILASNTSSLSVTEIASVTYRPRKCVGMHFFNPVHKMKLLEVVRALETDDETIAAATEVGQRMGKEVVVIKESPGFITSRINAMIGNEAFYMLQEGIASAEDIDKALKLGLNHPMGPFELVDLVGLDTRLHILEYLHKSLGEKFRPAPLLVQHVKAGRLGRKTGRGVFDYPDAQSSQEKAAESKLVH; encoded by the coding sequence GTGGCTGCAGTGAAGACGGTTGCGGTGATCGGAGCCGGCATTATGGGCCGCGGCATCGCTCATGTAGCTGCGCTCGGCGGATATCGCACCATTTTGGAGGACATCCTCCCTGCCAGTTTGCGGAAGGCGGAAAGCGAGATTCGCGCGAATCTGGATAAAGGTGTCGAGCTAGGCAAGCTCGAGAAGTCCGCAGCCGATGCTGCATTTTCGCGCATACAGCTCGTCGGCAGCGTGGAGGAAGCGGCGCGCGAAGCCGACCTCGTGATCGAAGCGGTGCCGGAAGAGATGGATTCGAAGATCGAGATCTTCACGTTGCTCGACAAGATCTGCCGTCCTGGCACAATCCTGGCTTCGAATACCTCGTCGTTGAGCGTGACGGAGATTGCGTCAGTTACATACCGTCCACGGAAGTGCGTCGGGATGCATTTCTTCAATCCGGTGCACAAGATGAAGCTGCTCGAGGTCGTGCGTGCGCTCGAAACCGATGACGAGACTATTGCCGCGGCGACCGAAGTCGGCCAACGTATGGGCAAGGAAGTGGTGGTGATTAAGGAGTCTCCTGGATTCATCACCAGCCGCATCAATGCCATGATTGGGAACGAAGCCTTTTACATGCTCCAGGAGGGGATCGCTTCGGCTGAGGATATCGACAAGGCGTTGAAACTAGGGCTAAATCATCCCATGGGGCCGTTTGAGTTGGTCGATCTAGTCGGACTGGATACCCGGCTGCACATTCTCGAATACCTGCACAAATCTCTTGGCGAGAAGTTTCGTCCGGCTCCGCTTCTTGTGCAGCACGTAAAAGCCGGCCGATTGGGACGAAAAACCGGACGCGGGGTGTTTGACTATCCCGACGCCCAAAGCAGTCAAGAAAAGGCCGCCGAATCCAAGCTGGTCCACTAA
- a CDS encoding GntR family transcriptional regulator: protein MPLPQTETRLIRSLAREEAYGRIRDWIIDGTLRPGETLRDQEIAQLLGVSRTPVREALRRLEDEGFVETALNRWTRVAPLDLRKAMELYGVLEALEVFALENAQLTPQDLANMAAANDAMQRSIERRKAASALQADETFHGVWMARAQNSELWVLVAQLKTKLRRVELAYWDRAAQTEQSIREHTAILKALKKGLRREAITALKQNWEGSMRRLRTVAESQDSDKS, encoded by the coding sequence ATGCCTCTGCCACAAACCGAGACTCGACTCATTCGCTCGCTTGCCCGGGAGGAAGCGTACGGAAGAATTCGCGACTGGATCATCGATGGCACGCTGCGGCCAGGCGAAACTCTTCGCGATCAAGAGATCGCCCAGTTGTTGGGAGTGAGCCGCACACCGGTACGGGAGGCGTTGCGGCGCCTGGAGGATGAGGGCTTCGTAGAAACCGCCCTGAACCGCTGGACGCGCGTCGCGCCTCTGGATCTGCGCAAGGCGATGGAGCTTTACGGCGTCCTCGAGGCCCTGGAAGTTTTTGCGCTGGAGAACGCGCAGCTCACACCGCAGGACCTGGCGAACATGGCCGCCGCCAACGACGCGATGCAACGGTCGATCGAGCGGAGGAAGGCGGCTTCTGCCCTGCAGGCAGACGAAACTTTCCATGGAGTCTGGATGGCTCGCGCACAAAACAGCGAGCTCTGGGTGCTGGTAGCGCAACTCAAGACCAAACTTCGGCGGGTAGAACTTGCCTACTGGGACCGTGCAGCACAAACCGAGCAATCCATACGAGAGCACACCGCGATTCTCAAAGCGCTGAAGAAGGGGTTGCGGCGCGAGGCCATCACTGCCCTCAAACAGAACTGGGAAGGAAGCATGCGGCGTTTGCGGACCGTCGCTGAGAGTCAGGATTCGGACAAAAGTTAA
- a CDS encoding aminotransferase class I/II-fold pyridoxal phosphate-dependent enzyme — protein MTHTTEKSIETLLIHADRGLNSTSAVVAPIYQTANFRGESGADFAKRAGEARHPEFYTRYGNPTLSQVEGVLAALEGTEAALVTGSGMAAVSATVLTIVGKEDHVVAQTNHYGGTTNLLQKLLPRFGVEVTQVDQRDSSAFERAVRPHTKLILVETPSNPLMTLTDLRAVVAIAKARGIITLIDNTFATPLNQRPVDLGIDLVFHSATKYFGGHSDIIAGAVMGSKDWITKIWNTHVILGAALGPFDAWLMLRGLRTLALRIRQHNENAMELARALEKHPAVKAVHYPGLISHPQHDLAKRQMSGFGGMLGFEVKGGYEAADRFLSGLRLASRAASLGGVETLAVHPASNFLHYMTLEEAAKIGIAPGLLRISVGLEGKDDLISDFERALT, from the coding sequence ATGACGCACACTACGGAAAAGTCGATTGAAACGCTCTTAATCCACGCAGACCGCGGGTTGAACTCTACCTCTGCCGTGGTAGCACCCATTTACCAGACGGCAAACTTTCGCGGAGAATCCGGCGCAGACTTCGCCAAACGTGCAGGCGAGGCCCGGCACCCCGAGTTCTATACCCGTTATGGGAATCCGACTTTAAGCCAGGTGGAGGGCGTTCTCGCTGCACTGGAAGGAACCGAAGCCGCACTGGTAACCGGCTCGGGAATGGCGGCGGTCAGTGCAACCGTACTTACCATCGTCGGCAAAGAAGACCACGTGGTTGCGCAGACTAACCATTACGGTGGCACAACCAACCTCCTGCAGAAGCTGCTGCCTCGGTTTGGAGTGGAGGTCACACAAGTAGACCAGCGTGATTCTTCTGCGTTCGAGCGGGCGGTGCGTCCCCATACGAAACTGATCCTGGTCGAAACTCCAAGCAATCCGCTTATGACTCTCACCGATCTGAGGGCAGTCGTCGCCATAGCCAAAGCGCGCGGAATTATTACGTTGATCGACAACACCTTCGCCACGCCGCTAAATCAGCGCCCAGTAGACCTTGGCATTGATCTTGTCTTCCACAGCGCGACCAAGTACTTCGGCGGACACTCCGACATCATTGCGGGCGCTGTCATGGGCAGCAAAGATTGGATCACGAAGATATGGAACACACATGTCATTCTGGGCGCTGCACTGGGGCCGTTCGACGCGTGGCTCATGCTTCGCGGATTACGTACGCTCGCTCTCCGCATACGGCAGCACAATGAGAACGCCATGGAACTCGCCCGGGCTCTGGAGAAGCATCCTGCTGTGAAGGCTGTTCACTACCCTGGTCTCATAAGCCATCCGCAGCACGATCTGGCGAAGCGGCAAATGTCTGGCTTTGGAGGAATGCTGGGTTTCGAAGTGAAAGGCGGCTACGAAGCTGCAGATCGCTTCCTCAGCGGGCTACGGCTAGCTTCGCGCGCTGCGAGCTTGGGGGGAGTTGAGACTCTTGCCGTTCATCCGGCTTCAAACTTTCTGCACTACATGACGCTTGAAGAGGCTGCAAAAATCGGAATTGCTCCCGGACTCCTTCGTATCTCGGTTGGCTTGGAAGGCAAGGACGATCTCATCTCCGATTTCGAGCGGGCACTAACTTAG
- a CDS encoding Ig-like domain-containing protein — MTSSAAAPVNPPALSISGTLTPATKTAGATVTLSGGATATTTADANGNYSFTGLSGGNYVVTPSKIGLTFSPANQSVTLNSTSNSGVNFTASAPLQSISISAPVASITKGNTAQFTAIGTFTDGSTQDLTNSATWSSSNPGAASLTAGGLSTGMGVGSSNITATQNGMTSNTFTLTVTAAALQSITINAPNSSIAKGTTDQFTATGTFSDGSTQNLTGSVTWTSSTAAATITTAGLLTGVTVGSSNITATQGGITSNIFALAVTAATLQSITINGPNASIAKGTAEQFTATGTFSDGSTQNLTNSATWSSSNAAAVSVASGLASGIGAGSSNITATQSGIASNTFALSITAATLQSIAITANSSSIAKGTSVQFAATGTFSDGSTQNLTNSATWASSNPTAVSINTTGWATGVAVGSSNITAAQNGITSNSFALAVTAATLQSIAITANSSSIAKGTSIQFTATGTFTDGTSQNLTNTATWTSSTQTVVNVTATGLAMGAAIGSSNITATQNGITSDSFALAVTAATLQSVNITANSSSIAKGTSVQFTATGTFSDGTTQNLTNTATWTSSNPATANISATGLATGVAIGSGNITATQNGITSNIFALTVTAATLQSINVSASSSSIAKGTSIQFTATGTFSDGSTQNLTNTATWTSSSPATANISATGLATGAAIGSSNINASQNGIASNSFALTVTAATLQSITISAGSSSIANGTSLQFTASGTFSDGSTQNITNSVAWASSSPATVNISATGLATGAAIGSSNITATQSGITSNTFALAVTAATLQSITINTTSSSIAKGTSVQFTATGTFSDGSTQNLTNTATWASSSPGSVNINATGLATGAAIGSSNVTATQNGITSNTFALSVTAAVLQSITINAPSSSISKGTSTQFTATGTFSDGSTQNLTNTATWASSSTATVNITAAGLATGAAVGSSNITATQSGITSNTVTLTVTAATLQSIAISSPKTSIAKGTSVQFTATGTFSDGSTQNLTNTATWASSSPAAVNISAAGLATGAAIGSSNVTATQNGITSNSFTLTVTAATLQSISITAPKASIAKGTTDQFTATGTFTDSTTQDLTGSVTWTSSSPSMVNISASGLATGSAIGSSNITATQSGITSNSFAVTVTAATLQSINVSAGSSSIAKGTTVQFAATGTFTDGSTQNLTNTATWASSSPATVNISATGLATGSATGSSNITATQSGITSNSFALTVTAPTLQSISVTAPNTSLGIGLTQQFTATGTFSDGSTQNLSNTATWASSIPANASISSTGLATGVASGSTNITATQNGITSNSFALTVTAVISGALTSSGAGATVTLSGAATSSTTADSSGNYSFTGIVNGTYTVTPTKAGVTFSPTSQNVTISGTSNAGVNFTATVQTWTISGTLSPASDTTGATVTLSGAASATTTAAANGSYSFSGLANGAYTVTPTKTSYNFTPASRQITVSNASQTGVNFATVPALTISPAAGFTFTNITVGTTSPLQSGTLTAAGGSVTVTSDTLTGAGFGLSNITFPVTLAPGQTQNFSVSFSPSVTGTVSGSLSFSSNASSTTPSSLALSGVGAGLGVSPASVNFGSVPDGTTSASTTGTLSATGAPVTITAANLAGAGFSISGLPTLPFTILAGQSQQFSVTFSPASGSPGPASGSISFVTGLNNVTQNLSGTGTSNVSVTWTASTTPSVTYNVYRCSISAAACDPTQPGNFGSPIATAIAGTAYTDLTVSSGVTYYYALTAVDTTNVESQLSAVANAVIP, encoded by the coding sequence GTGACCTCCTCGGCCGCCGCTCCCGTCAACCCGCCAGCTCTGAGCATTTCAGGCACGCTTACGCCGGCGACCAAAACGGCCGGCGCAACCGTGACGCTCAGCGGAGGCGCTACCGCAACCACTACGGCCGATGCAAACGGCAACTACAGCTTCACCGGCTTGAGCGGTGGCAACTATGTTGTCACCCCTAGCAAGATTGGACTCACCTTCAGTCCTGCCAACCAATCGGTAACGCTGAACAGCACGTCGAACAGCGGTGTGAATTTCACTGCATCGGCTCCGCTGCAATCCATCAGCATTTCGGCGCCCGTCGCATCGATCACAAAAGGAAACACCGCTCAATTCACTGCGATTGGCACGTTCACTGACGGCAGCACTCAGGATCTAACGAACTCCGCAACCTGGAGTTCCTCCAATCCTGGGGCAGCGAGCTTGACCGCTGGAGGCTTAAGTACCGGCATGGGGGTTGGATCGAGCAACATCACGGCGACCCAAAACGGGATGACATCAAATACCTTTACTCTGACCGTGACAGCGGCCGCACTGCAGTCAATTACGATTAACGCTCCAAACTCCTCGATCGCCAAGGGAACTACAGATCAGTTCACCGCAACCGGAACCTTCAGCGACGGCAGCACCCAGAATTTGACTGGCTCCGTAACGTGGACGTCCTCCACTGCGGCGGCCACAATCACTACCGCTGGCTTGCTAACCGGAGTTACGGTCGGTTCGAGCAACATTACCGCCACGCAGGGCGGAATCACGTCGAACATCTTCGCATTGGCAGTGACTGCGGCCACGCTTCAATCGATCACGATTAATGGGCCGAATGCCTCCATCGCCAAGGGAACCGCCGAACAGTTCACCGCCACCGGAACCTTCAGCGACGGCAGCACTCAGAACCTGACGAACTCTGCCACCTGGAGTTCCTCCAACGCAGCGGCTGTAAGCGTAGCCTCCGGTTTGGCTTCCGGAATCGGCGCCGGCTCCAGCAACATCACTGCGACTCAGAGCGGAATTGCGTCTAATACGTTTGCTCTTTCGATCACGGCGGCCACGCTGCAGTCGATCGCCATTACCGCCAACAGTTCCTCGATTGCCAAGGGCACCAGCGTTCAGTTCGCAGCAACCGGAACGTTCAGTGACGGCAGCACCCAGAATCTTACGAATAGCGCCACCTGGGCTTCTTCTAACCCCACAGCCGTCAGCATCAACACCACTGGTTGGGCCACCGGCGTCGCAGTGGGTTCCAGCAATATCACTGCAGCCCAAAACGGGATTACGTCGAACAGCTTCGCGCTCGCGGTTACCGCAGCTACGCTGCAGTCGATCGCCATTACCGCCAACAGTTCCTCGATCGCCAAGGGCACTAGTATTCAATTCACAGCTACAGGAACCTTTACTGACGGCACATCGCAGAACCTGACAAACACCGCTACCTGGACTTCTTCGACGCAGACGGTCGTCAACGTCACAGCCACAGGTCTGGCCATGGGAGCGGCGATCGGTTCAAGCAACATTACCGCCACTCAGAACGGGATCACCTCAGACAGCTTCGCGCTCGCGGTAACGGCAGCTACGCTGCAGTCGGTCAACATCACCGCCAACAGTTCCTCGATTGCCAAGGGAACCAGCGTGCAGTTCACTGCTACGGGAACCTTCAGCGATGGCACGACGCAGAACCTGACCAACACTGCGACCTGGACTAGCTCGAATCCAGCAACTGCCAACATCAGTGCCACCGGTCTGGCTACAGGCGTTGCCATTGGTTCCGGCAATATCACTGCAACTCAGAACGGGATTACCTCGAACATCTTCGCGCTTACAGTGACGGCGGCCACCCTGCAGTCGATCAATGTGAGCGCCAGCAGTTCCTCAATCGCGAAGGGCACCAGCATCCAATTCACGGCCACTGGCACCTTCAGTGACGGCAGCACGCAGAACCTGACGAACACGGCGACCTGGACTTCTTCAAGTCCGGCAACGGCCAACATCAGCGCGACCGGTCTTGCTACTGGCGCGGCAATCGGTTCAAGCAACATCAACGCATCCCAGAACGGGATCGCATCAAACAGCTTTGCTTTGACGGTCACAGCGGCTACGCTGCAATCCATTACTATCAGCGCGGGCAGTTCGTCGATTGCCAACGGCACCAGTCTGCAGTTCACGGCTAGCGGAACTTTCAGCGACGGCAGCACTCAGAACATCACAAATAGCGTCGCCTGGGCTTCTTCAAGCCCAGCGACAGTCAATATTAGTGCCACGGGCCTGGCCACGGGCGCTGCTATCGGCTCGAGCAATATCACAGCGACTCAGAGCGGAATCACCTCCAACACATTTGCTCTGGCAGTTACCGCAGCGACGTTGCAATCGATCACCATCAACACAACCAGCTCCTCGATTGCGAAAGGCACTAGCGTTCAGTTCACGGCAACAGGAACTTTCAGCGACGGCAGCACTCAGAACCTCACAAATACTGCAACCTGGGCTTCTTCGAGTCCTGGATCGGTCAACATCAACGCCACCGGTCTTGCTACGGGCGCGGCCATTGGATCGAGTAACGTCACCGCTACCCAAAACGGAATCACGTCGAACACCTTTGCGCTCTCAGTCACTGCGGCGGTCCTTCAGTCGATTACGATCAACGCCCCCAGTTCCTCGATTTCCAAAGGCACGAGCACTCAGTTCACCGCCACCGGAACGTTCAGCGACGGCAGCACCCAAAATTTGACGAATACTGCAACCTGGGCCAGTTCGAGCACCGCAACGGTAAACATCACCGCCGCTGGTTTGGCGACTGGAGCGGCTGTTGGCTCCAGCAACATTACGGCGACTCAGAGTGGGATTACCTCGAACACCGTTACGCTGACGGTGACGGCTGCTACGCTGCAATCGATTGCGATCAGTTCCCCGAAGACCTCAATTGCCAAGGGAACCAGTGTGCAGTTCACAGCCACGGGAACGTTCAGCGATGGCAGTACGCAAAACCTGACAAATACGGCGACCTGGGCCTCTTCAAGTCCAGCGGCGGTCAATATCAGCGCTGCTGGTCTGGCCACCGGCGCTGCTATCGGTTCCAGCAACGTCACAGCGACCCAGAACGGGATCACTTCCAACTCATTTACTCTGACGGTTACGGCAGCTACGCTGCAGTCCATCTCGATCACCGCGCCCAAGGCTTCCATCGCTAAGGGCACCACCGATCAGTTCACCGCGACGGGAACCTTTACTGACAGCACAACGCAAGACCTCACAGGCTCCGTCACGTGGACGTCATCGAGTCCTTCAATGGTCAACATCAGCGCCAGTGGTCTCGCCACCGGCTCGGCGATCGGATCGAGCAACATCACTGCCACTCAGAGCGGGATCACCTCTAACAGCTTCGCGGTCACGGTCACAGCGGCGACGTTGCAATCGATCAACGTCAGCGCAGGAAGCTCTTCCATCGCGAAGGGCACGACCGTTCAGTTCGCTGCGACCGGAACCTTCACTGACGGCAGCACGCAGAACCTGACGAACACCGCAACCTGGGCAAGCTCAAGTCCGGCCACGGTCAATATCAGCGCCACAGGTTTGGCAACGGGATCAGCTACCGGGTCCAGCAACATCACGGCCACCCAGAGCGGAATTACGTCGAACAGCTTCGCGCTGACAGTAACGGCGCCAACGTTGCAGTCGATCAGCGTAACTGCGCCGAACACATCACTGGGTATCGGACTCACGCAACAGTTCACCGCCACTGGCACGTTCAGCGACGGCAGCACCCAGAACCTGAGTAACACCGCCACTTGGGCGAGCTCGATTCCGGCAAACGCCAGCATTAGTTCCACCGGTTTGGCTACAGGCGTAGCCAGCGGTTCAACCAACATCACTGCGACCCAGAATGGGATCACGTCGAACAGCTTCGCGCTTACCGTGACGGCGGTTATCTCGGGAGCATTGACAAGCAGCGGCGCGGGAGCAACGGTTACTTTGAGTGGGGCCGCAACTTCCTCGACCACCGCCGACTCGAGCGGCAACTACAGCTTCACCGGAATCGTGAACGGCACCTACACCGTGACGCCAACGAAAGCTGGAGTCACGTTTAGTCCTACAAGCCAGAACGTTACTATCAGTGGAACATCGAATGCCGGGGTCAACTTCACCGCAACCGTCCAGACGTGGACTATCTCTGGCACGCTGAGTCCAGCCTCAGATACCACGGGTGCGACTGTCACACTGAGCGGAGCCGCGAGCGCCACAACGACTGCAGCCGCAAACGGCAGCTACAGTTTCAGCGGGCTCGCGAACGGCGCGTACACCGTCACGCCAACGAAGACCAGTTACAACTTCACTCCGGCGAGTCGCCAGATAACGGTTTCAAATGCGTCGCAAACCGGTGTGAACTTCGCGACTGTTCCTGCGCTTACGATTTCGCCGGCTGCTGGCTTCACCTTCACCAACATCACGGTCGGAACGACCAGCCCGTTGCAATCGGGCACTCTGACTGCCGCGGGCGGCAGCGTTACCGTGACCAGCGACACGCTTACCGGCGCGGGATTCGGTTTGAGCAACATCACCTTCCCGGTAACACTAGCTCCCGGACAAACGCAAAACTTCAGTGTGAGCTTCTCGCCGTCAGTAACAGGCACTGTGTCGGGATCGCTGTCGTTCAGCAGTAATGCTTCGAGCACTACGCCGTCATCACTCGCGCTCAGTGGAGTTGGCGCGGGCCTCGGCGTCTCCCCAGCCTCCGTGAACTTCGGTTCCGTGCCCGACGGAACTACAAGCGCCTCAACAACCGGCACGCTCAGTGCAACCGGAGCACCGGTGACAATCACTGCAGCGAACCTTGCCGGAGCTGGATTCTCGATCTCCGGGCTGCCCACGTTGCCATTCACCATCCTCGCTGGTCAAAGCCAGCAATTCAGCGTGACATTCTCTCCAGCCTCGGGTTCACCAGGTCCCGCTTCGGGAAGCATTTCGTTTGTAACCGGCCTCAACAACGTAACTCAGAACTTGTCAGGTACTGGAACTTCGAACGTCTCGGTGACGTGGACGGCGAGTACCACACCGAGCGTCACCTATAACGTGTATCGATGCTCGATCTCAGCCGCCGCATGCGATCCGACTCAACCGGGCAATTTCGGTTCGCCAATCGCGACGGCTATTGCCGGAACAGCGTACACCGACTTGACCGTCTCCTCCGGTGTCACGTACTACTACGCGCTCACGGCCGTGGATACTACTAACGTAGAGAGCCAGCTATCGGCGGTAGCCAACGCGGTAATCCCCTAG